In a genomic window of Halobiforma lacisalsi AJ5:
- a CDS encoding DUF5812 family protein, with protein MTEKTGTFVVTHAEAESAVVRDVETAQVHTLASNPGLEVHDVLEATVAPEPPLEVAWQVVDVEDRRSIDLVDSDLEPTQHAKELAAAAEVGDLVTEERAGTGEIHVFCLPAEETEDAARDVLEDEETLSRAARLEAVRVEVRRSVPESPDGGNGVLSVRYLPD; from the coding sequence ATGACCGAAAAGACGGGAACGTTCGTCGTCACGCACGCCGAAGCGGAGTCGGCCGTCGTCCGCGACGTCGAGACCGCACAGGTACACACGCTCGCCTCGAACCCCGGCCTCGAGGTCCACGACGTCCTCGAGGCGACCGTCGCCCCCGAACCGCCGCTCGAGGTCGCCTGGCAGGTAGTCGACGTCGAGGACCGCCGGTCGATCGACCTCGTCGACAGCGATCTCGAGCCGACCCAGCACGCGAAGGAACTCGCCGCCGCCGCCGAAGTCGGCGACCTCGTCACCGAGGAACGCGCCGGCACCGGCGAGATCCACGTCTTTTGTCTCCCGGCCGAGGAGACGGAGGACGCCGCCCGGGACGTCCTCGAGGACGAGGAGACGCTCTCGCGGGCGGCGCGGCTCGAAGCGGTTCGCGTAGAGGTGCGCCGATCGGTCCCCGAGAGCCCGGACGGGGGCAACGGTGTGTTGAGCGTCCGCTATCTGCCCGACTGA
- the secF gene encoding protein translocase subunit SecF, producing MGTLEVPEVERDYTRYSNRQLAAVPLAVLAVALLVLSGSFLAYGAPVPLGMDFAGGAQLTVETTSSEAQIQDAFSVEPDSIQSVVGENQYTVQFAGVEDDDVIQDLSNQAESNLEPAGDGSVVQSESTASASFAAQTQQTALLGIAVAFVGMSVIAFLLFRTFVPAVAIVLSAFSDLIIPLAFMSIAGIPLSLGTVAALLMLIGYSVDSDILLNNHILRRQGDFYESTHRAMRTGITMTVTSMMAMLVMGIAASLFGVDLLASIGIVLFVGLAADLMNTYMLNVSLLRWYKFHGVRS from the coding sequence ATGGGGACTCTCGAGGTACCGGAGGTAGAAAGAGATTACACCCGGTACAGTAACCGCCAACTCGCGGCGGTTCCGCTTGCGGTTCTCGCGGTCGCATTGCTCGTTCTCAGCGGTTCCTTCCTCGCCTACGGCGCGCCGGTTCCGCTGGGAATGGACTTCGCGGGCGGGGCGCAACTGACGGTCGAGACGACCTCGTCCGAGGCACAGATCCAGGACGCGTTCTCGGTCGAGCCAGACTCGATCCAGTCAGTCGTGGGCGAAAACCAGTACACCGTTCAGTTCGCCGGCGTCGAGGACGACGACGTGATTCAGGACCTCTCGAACCAGGCCGAGTCGAACCTCGAGCCCGCGGGCGACGGGTCGGTCGTCCAGTCCGAGTCGACGGCATCGGCGAGCTTCGCCGCACAGACCCAGCAGACGGCGCTGCTCGGGATTGCCGTCGCGTTCGTCGGGATGAGCGTCATCGCGTTCCTCCTCTTTCGGACGTTCGTCCCGGCCGTCGCGATCGTCCTTTCGGCGTTCTCCGACCTGATCATTCCGCTGGCGTTCATGTCGATCGCCGGCATCCCGCTCTCGCTGGGCACCGTCGCCGCGTTGCTCATGCTGATCGGGTACTCGGTCGACTCGGACATCCTGTTGAACAACCACATCCTGCGACGACAGGGTGACTTCTACGAGAGCACCCACCGCGCGATGCGGACGGGTATCACGATGACCGTTACGTCGATGATGGCGATGCTCGTGATGGGGATCGCCGCGTCGCTGTTCGGCGTCGATCTACTGGCGTCGATCGGCATCGTCCTCTTCGTTGGCCTCGCAGCCGACCTGATGAACACGTATATGCTGAACGTAAGCCTGCTTCGCTGGTACAAGTTCCACGGGGTGAGATCGTAA
- the rnhB gene encoding ribonuclease HII, translating to MPFGVDEAGKGPALGSMFAAAVHLEEPAVLPDGIADSKRLSPSRRDALAETIREDDRISVGVAEVPPERIDDPETDMNSLTVRAHAAAIEDALADVAADDRIAGLCDACDTDADRFARRVADACGPFEGEGTLEVDARHGADDDSPLVGAASIVAKVERDAHVAAIADEYGDVGSGYPGDSTTREFLSDYVAEHGELPPFARSSWSTCEELLAEARQTDLGQF from the coding sequence ATGCCCTTCGGCGTCGACGAGGCCGGCAAGGGACCGGCACTGGGATCGATGTTCGCCGCGGCCGTCCACCTCGAGGAGCCGGCCGTCCTGCCCGACGGGATCGCGGACTCGAAGCGGCTCTCTCCGTCCAGACGGGACGCACTCGCCGAAACGATCCGCGAGGACGATCGGATCTCGGTCGGCGTCGCCGAAGTGCCCCCCGAGCGGATCGACGATCCGGAGACCGACATGAACTCGCTGACGGTCCGGGCCCACGCCGCGGCGATCGAGGACGCGCTCGCCGACGTCGCGGCGGACGACCGGATCGCGGGCCTCTGTGACGCCTGCGACACCGACGCGGATCGGTTCGCCCGCCGGGTCGCCGACGCCTGTGGCCCGTTCGAGGGCGAGGGAACACTCGAGGTCGACGCCCGCCACGGGGCCGACGACGACTCGCCGCTGGTCGGCGCGGCGAGCATCGTCGCCAAGGTCGAACGCGACGCCCACGTCGCGGCCATCGCCGACGAGTACGGCGACGTCGGCAGCGGGTACCCCGGGGATTCGACCACCCGTGAGTTCCTCTCCGACTACGTCGCGGAACACGGCGAGTTGCCGCCGTTCGCCCGCAGTTCCTGGTCGACCTGCGAGGAGTTGCTGGCCGAGGCGCGACAGACCGATCTCGGGCAGTTCTGA
- a CDS encoding sodium:calcium antiporter: protein MSVVTILGLLALAAAATAVVWKGSTWLESSANQLAVGYGVPAVVQGAIIAAAGSSMPELVSVLVATLLHGEFELGIGAIVGSAVFNLLVIPAGSALVTESDGGMETGRDLVYKEALFYMVAVATLLLTFSMAVIYNPSDGATLQGSFTRPLAVFPLGIYGLYVFSQYLDTADHEAEEDGTVQPRTWLWFGLGLVLIIVGVEGLVRAAIGLGDAFGTPAFLWGMTVVAAGSSIPDAFVSVAAARSGRPSVSLANVLGSNVFDLLVAVPLGVLVAGSLAITFPHVVPMMAFLIFATIVFFAIARTGMVLSEREAWLLLATYGLFVAWLVLESVGVTDVVRT, encoded by the coding sequence GTGTCCGTCGTTACGATTCTCGGACTGCTCGCGCTCGCCGCGGCCGCCACGGCCGTCGTCTGGAAAGGGAGCACGTGGCTCGAGAGTTCGGCGAACCAGTTGGCCGTCGGCTACGGCGTGCCCGCGGTCGTCCAGGGGGCGATCATCGCCGCCGCCGGCTCGAGTATGCCGGAACTTGTCAGCGTCCTCGTCGCGACGCTGCTCCACGGGGAGTTCGAGCTCGGGATCGGCGCGATCGTCGGCTCCGCGGTGTTCAACCTGCTCGTCATCCCGGCAGGGTCGGCCCTGGTGACCGAGTCCGACGGCGGGATGGAAACCGGGCGCGACCTGGTCTACAAGGAGGCGCTGTTCTACATGGTCGCGGTCGCGACGCTGCTGCTTACCTTCTCGATGGCGGTCATCTACAACCCGAGCGATGGGGCGACGCTGCAGGGATCGTTCACCCGGCCCCTCGCGGTCTTTCCGCTCGGGATCTACGGTCTCTACGTGTTCAGCCAGTACCTCGACACTGCCGACCACGAGGCCGAGGAGGACGGGACGGTCCAGCCCCGGACGTGGCTGTGGTTCGGCCTCGGGCTCGTGTTGATCATCGTCGGCGTCGAGGGGCTCGTCCGGGCCGCGATCGGCCTCGGCGACGCGTTCGGGACGCCCGCGTTCCTGTGGGGGATGACCGTCGTCGCGGCCGGCTCGAGCATCCCGGACGCGTTCGTCAGCGTCGCCGCCGCACGCTCGGGGCGGCCGTCGGTCAGCCTCGCCAACGTGTTGGGGAGCAACGTTTTCGACCTGCTCGTGGCCGTACCGCTGGGCGTGCTCGTCGCGGGCAGCCTGGCGATTACCTTCCCGCACGTCGTGCCGATGATGGCGTTTCTGATCTTCGCGACGATCGTTTTCTTCGCGATCGCCAGAACCGGGATGGTGCTCTCCGAGCGGGAGGCCTGGCTGTTGCTGGCGACGTACGGACTGTTCGTCGCCTGGCTGGTTCTCGAGAGCGTCGGCGTGACCGACGTCGTCCGGACCTGA
- a CDS encoding CPBP family intramembrane glutamic endopeptidase, producing MSDTERAADPDPDPGPGPGSDARRTERGDPPTSALVPAVGTVLSAVTAAALLVPVRRGVDEPTLQIAGALAAVATGAFLARRHALLERRRAGPIAAGASLLVVVLSGYVITQGVLGSTVLPGLGWSISLLFTAFFVAAGSVGVGVADYVGLSSRGLTRRASHTAEMFVLAFVSLFGIAFAFLFLSVPLALVVGEPTPLQETLVEYASTVVALGGVTIGYLRLRGRDRSFIDLEMPTLRTVGWLVGGVILLVGTNTALGSLLSAAGAEGAEHTTVQQVAENPNLLVVIIPAMVFIVGPFEELLYRNIIQKSLYDTFSRYGAIVVASVVFTSVHISAYSTAGANRILVSLALLFVLSLILGALYERTENLLVPALVHGCYNAAVFLIA from the coding sequence ATGAGCGATACCGAACGGGCCGCCGACCCCGACCCCGACCCCGGCCCCGGCCCCGGCTCCGACGCTCGCCGAACCGAGCGTGGCGACCCGCCCACCTCCGCGCTCGTTCCCGCCGTCGGAACCGTCCTCTCGGCGGTCACCGCTGCCGCGCTCCTGGTCCCCGTTCGCCGCGGCGTCGACGAACCGACTCTCCAGATCGCGGGGGCCCTGGCGGCAGTCGCCACTGGCGCGTTCCTCGCGCGACGTCACGCCCTCCTCGAGCGACGACGGGCCGGCCCGATCGCGGCCGGCGCGAGCCTTCTCGTCGTCGTTCTCTCCGGGTACGTGATCACCCAGGGGGTGCTCGGCTCGACCGTCCTGCCCGGCCTCGGATGGTCGATATCGCTGCTGTTTACGGCGTTTTTCGTCGCCGCGGGTTCGGTCGGCGTCGGCGTCGCGGACTACGTCGGACTCTCCAGTCGTGGGCTGACCCGGCGGGCGAGCCACACGGCCGAGATGTTCGTCCTCGCGTTCGTCAGTCTCTTCGGCATTGCGTTTGCCTTCCTCTTCCTGTCGGTGCCGCTTGCCCTCGTCGTCGGCGAACCCACACCGCTACAGGAGACGCTCGTCGAGTACGCCTCGACCGTGGTCGCGCTGGGCGGGGTCACGATCGGCTACCTCCGGCTTCGCGGCCGCGACCGCTCGTTTATCGACCTCGAGATGCCAACGCTCCGGACGGTCGGCTGGCTCGTCGGGGGAGTGATCCTGCTCGTGGGGACGAACACGGCCCTCGGGTCGCTGTTGAGCGCGGCCGGTGCGGAGGGAGCCGAGCACACGACCGTCCAGCAGGTCGCGGAGAACCCGAACCTGTTGGTGGTCATCATCCCCGCGATGGTGTTCATCGTCGGCCCGTTCGAGGAACTGCTCTACCGCAACATCATCCAGAAATCGCTGTACGACACGTTCTCGCGCTACGGTGCGATCGTCGTCGCGAGCGTCGTGTTCACGTCGGTCCACATCTCTGCGTACTCGACCGCAGGGGCGAACCGAATCCTCGTGAGTCTGGCGCTGTTGTTCGTCCTCTCGCTGATCCTGGGCGCGCTCTACGAGCGAACCGAGAACCTGCTCGTGCCGGCGCTCGTCCACGGCTGCTACAACGCGGCGGTGTTCCTTATCGCGTAA
- a CDS encoding preprotein translocase subunit SecD, which produces MGPIAFVKENWRVLLLVVFVAFSLVALFIPGGIMAEDDRIVEEDGNGSVERTDNPTNLEYGLGLEGGARVSAPPVGIMVDDLETEPDATVIAQELELDSIDVVVRVHDDGRTTAEVFSEDVTHAEFAEALQAAGADVSEDDVEDGVTAQTREEIIQTIELRINEAGLSGGTAYEESRLGGDHYIVTEVPGMTTGELRELLSDRGDVRIVAYYPGENGTQENETVLTYEDFSSIGSASYENPPNRPGQHYVPVTVDDVSGDDGPSPAESFQSDMNEYGFTGEGVGQCSPERFDRDTGVFDPSHEEPEWCLLTEVDGEVVDAHPMGSDLAQSMAAEEWSTNPTFRMIVPTQQDAHTLAVNLQSGALTAPLEFDDAEQYSINPALADQFKQYSLLIGVLSVLTVSGVVFVRYRDRRVALPMIVTALTEVVVLLGFAALIRMPLDLSHVAGFIAVVGTGVDDLVIIADEVMNQGDVSSQRVFESRFRKAFWVIGAAAATTIIAMSPLAVLSLGDLRGFAIITILGVLVGVLITRPAYGEILQRLLTDR; this is translated from the coding sequence ATGGGACCGATCGCCTTCGTCAAGGAGAACTGGCGCGTCCTCCTGCTGGTCGTGTTCGTGGCCTTCTCGCTGGTCGCGCTGTTCATCCCCGGCGGGATCATGGCCGAGGACGACAGAATCGTCGAGGAGGACGGGAACGGCTCCGTCGAACGGACGGACAATCCCACCAACCTCGAGTACGGCCTCGGGCTCGAGGGCGGGGCCCGCGTCAGTGCGCCGCCGGTCGGGATCATGGTCGACGACCTCGAGACCGAACCCGACGCGACGGTGATCGCACAGGAACTCGAGCTCGACTCGATCGACGTCGTCGTCCGGGTCCACGACGACGGCCGGACCACGGCCGAGGTGTTCTCCGAGGACGTTACCCACGCGGAGTTCGCCGAGGCGCTGCAGGCCGCCGGCGCGGACGTCTCCGAGGACGACGTCGAGGACGGCGTCACGGCCCAGACACGCGAGGAGATCATCCAGACGATCGAACTCCGGATCAACGAGGCTGGCCTCTCCGGCGGGACGGCCTACGAGGAGTCCCGACTCGGCGGCGACCACTACATCGTCACCGAGGTGCCGGGGATGACGACCGGAGAACTCCGCGAACTGCTGTCGGATCGCGGTGATGTCCGGATCGTCGCCTACTACCCTGGCGAGAACGGCACCCAGGAGAACGAGACGGTGCTCACCTACGAGGACTTCAGTTCGATCGGGTCGGCCTCCTACGAGAACCCGCCGAACAGACCGGGCCAACACTACGTCCCGGTCACGGTCGACGACGTGAGCGGGGATGACGGTCCCAGTCCCGCGGAGTCGTTCCAGTCGGACATGAACGAGTACGGGTTCACCGGCGAAGGTGTCGGGCAGTGTTCCCCCGAGCGGTTCGACCGCGATACCGGCGTCTTCGATCCGAGCCACGAGGAGCCCGAGTGGTGTCTCCTTACCGAAGTCGACGGCGAAGTCGTCGACGCCCACCCGATGGGGTCGGACCTCGCCCAGAGCATGGCCGCCGAGGAGTGGTCGACCAACCCCACGTTCCGGATGATCGTCCCGACTCAGCAGGACGCCCATACGCTCGCCGTCAACCTGCAGTCCGGGGCCTTGACCGCGCCGCTCGAGTTCGACGACGCCGAGCAGTACTCGATCAACCCCGCGCTCGCGGACCAGTTCAAGCAGTACTCGCTGCTGATCGGCGTACTCTCCGTGTTGACCGTCAGCGGCGTCGTCTTCGTCCGGTACCGCGACCGGCGGGTCGCGCTGCCGATGATCGTCACGGCCTTGACGGAGGTGGTCGTCCTGCTCGGCTTCGCGGCGCTGATACGCATGCCGCTCGACCTCTCGCACGTCGCCGGCTTCATCGCCGTCGTCGGAACGGGGGTGGACGACCTGGTCATCATCGCCGACGAGGTGATGAACCAGGGTGACGTCAGCTCCCAGCGGGTCTTCGAATCGCGGTTCCGCAAGGCCTTCTGGGTCATCGGCGCCGCGGCCGCGACGACGATCATCGCGATGTCGCCGCTGGCGGTGTTGAGCCTCGGCGACCTCCGCGGGTTCGCCATCATCACGATCCTCGGCGTGCTCGTGGGCGTGCTCATCACCCGGCCGGCGTACGGCGAGATCCTCCAGCGCCTGCTGACCGATCGCTAA